One segment of Struthio camelus isolate bStrCam1 chromosome 25, bStrCam1.hap1, whole genome shotgun sequence DNA contains the following:
- the GIP gene encoding gastric inhibitory polypeptide — MKYLKVLSLLLASLSLVLMEENVSGVSIRSPSASAVQRRYSEATLASDYSRTMDNMLKKNFVEWLLARREKKSDNIIEPYKREAEPQVSAVNGQSLDLSTQEAKDFFAWLLKNKKNQSFTSSEDSEDLKDVLSQEFLTWLISADLCRPTTL, encoded by the exons atgaagtatttgaaagttctctctctgcttcttgccTCTCTGAGCCTTGTTTTGATGGAAGAGAACGTCTCAGG CGTAAGCATAAGGAGTCCCAGCGCCAGCGCAGTGCAGAGGCGCTACTCTGAGGCCACCCTGGCGAGCGATTACAGCCGCACGATGGACAACATGCTGAAGAAGAACTTTGTGGAATGGCTGCTAGCCAGACGAGAGAAGAAAAGCGA CAATATCATTGAGCCATACAAGCGGGAAGCTGAGCCCCAAGTATCAGCTGTGAATGGCCAAAGCTTGGACCTGAGCACCCAGGAAGCGAAAGACTTCTTTGCCTGGCttctaaaaaacaagaaaaatcagag TTTTACTTCTTCCGAAGATTCAGAAGATTTGAAGGATGTTTTGAGCCAGGAGTTTCTGACATGGTTGATTTCGGCTGATCTCTGCAGACCAAC GACTCTATAA